The proteins below are encoded in one region of Marinobacter sp. F4206:
- the parC gene encoding DNA topoisomerase IV subunit A — protein MPEFQTTDEGFERVSLRDYTEKAYLDYSMYVILDRALPNVGDGLKPVQRRIVYAMSELGLKSTSKYKKSARTVGDVLGKFHPHGDSACYEAMVLMAQPFSYRYPLVDGQGNWGSPDDPKSFAAMRYTESRLAPFAEVLLSELGQGTVDWVPNFDGTMDEPSVLPARLPHVLLNGTTGIAVGMATDIPPHNVREVTAACIRLLDSPDASVDELCEHIKGPDFPTRAEIITPRKDIRQMYETGRGSLRMRARWIRENGEIVITDLPHQVSGARVLEQIAQQMQAKKLPMVADLRDESDHENPTRLVIVPRSNRVDLEGLMAHMFASTDLEKTYRVNINVIGNDGRPGVKGLHEMLTEWLAFRRTTVTRRLQHRLDKVLARLHLLEGLLIAYLNIDEVIEIIRTEDKPKAELMSRFGLSPEQAEAILELKLRHLAKLEEMKIRGEQDELAAERDELQSILGSEDRLRELIKAELQADAETFGDDRRSPIVEREEARAFSEVDLVSNDPVTVVLSEKGWVRAAKGHDIEPEGLSYKAGDRYALAARGRNNQQAIFLDSTGRAYSLMAHSLPSARGQGEPLTGRINPPSGATFSGLLMGDPARKTLLVTDGGYGFVTSLNDMISKNRNGKAVVSVPKGSRIMPPITVPATEKTLYLGAISNEGRMLVFPLSELPELAKGKGNKIISIPSARVQNREEFVVAVAVFAEDDQLEIRAGKRKMGLQFGDLEHYLGERGRRGHKLPRGLQRVDAIDVIPSAARTEEEESTESE, from the coding sequence ATGCCAGAGTTTCAGACTACGGATGAGGGCTTTGAGCGGGTTTCACTGAGGGACTACACGGAAAAGGCCTATCTCGACTATTCCATGTACGTCATCCTTGATCGGGCCCTGCCCAATGTAGGAGACGGGCTGAAGCCGGTTCAGCGGCGCATCGTATACGCCATGTCCGAACTGGGGTTGAAATCCACGTCCAAGTACAAGAAATCCGCACGTACCGTCGGTGATGTTCTGGGTAAGTTCCATCCCCACGGTGACAGTGCCTGTTACGAAGCCATGGTGCTGATGGCTCAGCCGTTTTCCTACCGGTATCCACTGGTGGATGGCCAGGGTAACTGGGGGTCTCCGGACGATCCCAAATCCTTTGCGGCGATGCGTTACACCGAATCCCGGCTGGCGCCGTTTGCCGAAGTTCTGCTCAGTGAACTCGGCCAGGGAACCGTAGACTGGGTGCCAAATTTTGATGGCACCATGGATGAACCGTCGGTTCTGCCGGCGCGCCTGCCTCATGTCCTGCTCAACGGCACCACCGGCATTGCCGTGGGTATGGCCACCGACATCCCGCCTCACAATGTGCGGGAGGTGACCGCCGCCTGCATTCGGCTGCTGGATAGCCCGGATGCCTCCGTGGATGAGCTGTGCGAACACATCAAGGGGCCGGATTTCCCGACCCGCGCCGAGATCATCACCCCGCGCAAGGACATCCGCCAGATGTACGAAACCGGGCGCGGTTCCCTGCGGATGCGAGCCCGGTGGATTCGTGAGAACGGTGAAATCGTCATTACCGATCTGCCGCACCAGGTGTCAGGTGCGCGTGTGCTGGAGCAGATCGCACAGCAGATGCAGGCCAAGAAACTGCCGATGGTGGCAGATCTGAGAGATGAGTCGGATCACGAAAACCCCACGCGCCTGGTGATCGTTCCACGGTCTAATCGGGTCGATCTCGAAGGCCTGATGGCGCATATGTTTGCCAGCACCGATCTGGAAAAAACCTATCGGGTGAATATCAACGTCATTGGCAATGACGGCCGCCCGGGAGTAAAGGGGCTGCACGAGATGCTGACCGAATGGCTGGCCTTCCGCCGGACCACGGTCACCCGCCGCCTGCAGCATCGGCTGGACAAGGTGCTGGCTCGACTGCACCTCCTTGAGGGTTTGTTGATCGCCTACCTCAATATTGATGAGGTGATTGAGATTATCCGTACCGAGGACAAACCCAAGGCGGAGTTGATGTCGCGCTTCGGACTTTCCCCGGAGCAGGCCGAAGCCATCCTTGAGCTGAAACTGCGGCACCTCGCCAAGCTTGAGGAAATGAAAATCCGGGGCGAGCAGGATGAGCTGGCTGCCGAGCGCGATGAGCTGCAGTCAATCCTGGGGTCGGAAGATCGCCTGCGGGAGCTGATCAAGGCCGAGCTGCAGGCAGACGCCGAAACCTTCGGCGACGACCGCCGCTCCCCGATCGTTGAGCGCGAGGAGGCTCGCGCCTTCAGCGAGGTTGACCTGGTTTCCAACGATCCGGTTACGGTGGTGCTGTCTGAAAAGGGTTGGGTCCGCGCAGCAAAAGGTCACGATATAGAGCCTGAGGGCCTGAGCTACAAAGCGGGGGACCGCTATGCCCTGGCAGCCCGTGGACGCAATAACCAGCAGGCGATATTTCTGGATTCAACCGGTCGTGCATACTCGCTGATGGCGCACAGTCTTCCCTCTGCCCGGGGTCAGGGGGAGCCGCTGACCGGGCGCATCAACCCGCCGTCCGGTGCCACGTTCTCCGGCCTTCTCATGGGTGACCCGGCCCGGAAAACGCTGCTGGTTACCGATGGCGGCTATGGCTTTGTCACCTCTCTGAACGACATGATCAGCAAGAACCGGAACGGCAAGGCAGTCGTCAGTGTGCCCAAAGGGTCCAGAATCATGCCCCCGATCACCGTACCGGCGACCGAAAAAACGCTGTACCTCGGCGCAATCTCCAACGAGGGCAGGATGCTGGTGTTCCCGCTCAGCGAACTGCCGGAGCTGGCCAAGGGCAAGGGCAACAAGATCATCAGCATTCCCTCCGCCCGCGTTCAGAACCGCGAGGAATTTGTGGTCGCAGTCGCGGTGTTCGCCGAGGATGACCAGCTCGAAATTCGCGCCGGAAAGCGCAAGATGGGGCTGCAGTTCGGTGACCTGGAGCATTACCTTGGCGAGCGAGGCCGGCGTGGTCACAAATTGCCTCGGGGCCTCCAGAGGGTAGATGCCATTGATGTGATTCCTTCTGCAGCAAGAACCGAAGAAGAGGAGAGCACCGAGAGTGAGTGA
- a CDS encoding YceI family protein, with product MKKVLLASAMSMAFVGGAFANEHSGTYAFDKKGAHQFVTFKISHLGYSWLYGRFNDFDGQFVYDAENPENSSVTVTIDTSSVDSNHAERDKHLRSEDFLSVDEYPEASFKSKKVVVDDDGEADIIGDLTLRGVTKEVTLEAEMIGHGADPWGGYRMGFEAETELRLKDFGIPMDLGKASETVDIIISVEGVRQ from the coding sequence ATGAAAAAAGTTCTGCTCGCATCCGCCATGTCCATGGCATTCGTTGGCGGCGCCTTCGCCAATGAGCATAGTGGTACCTATGCCTTCGATAAGAAAGGTGCGCACCAGTTCGTCACCTTCAAGATTTCACACCTGGGCTACAGCTGGTTGTACGGCCGCTTCAATGATTTTGATGGTCAGTTCGTCTACGACGCCGAGAACCCGGAGAACAGTTCGGTCACGGTCACCATCGATACCTCAAGCGTTGACTCCAATCACGCCGAGCGCGACAAGCACCTGCGCAGCGAAGACTTTCTGTCTGTCGACGAATACCCGGAAGCGAGCTTCAAGAGTAAGAAGGTGGTTGTCGATGACGACGGCGAGGCGGACATTATCGGTGACCTGACCCTGCGCGGCGTCACCAAGGAAGTCACCCTTGAGGCCGAAATGATTGGCCACGGGGCTGATCCGTGGGGTGGTTACCGCATGGGGTTCGAGGCTGAGACCGAGCTTCGCTTGAAGGATTTCGGTATTCCCATGGATCTGGGTAAGGCGTCTGAAACCGTCGATATCATTATTTCCGTCGAGGGCGTCCGCCAGTAA
- a CDS encoding cytochrome b has product MQFRNSSERYGLVAISIHWLVAVAVIGLFALGYWMVDLSYYDDWYKQGPDIHRSVGILLFALMLIRVVWRLFDSGPGPLPDHTRWEVASAHAAHALLYILLFVAMISGYLISTADGSAISVFGWFDVPSLTGQVKGLEDTAGVVHYWSTWAIVVLAALHAVAALKHHLIDRDRTLRRMLGQ; this is encoded by the coding sequence ATGCAATTCAGAAATTCCTCCGAGCGCTACGGGCTTGTTGCCATTTCAATTCACTGGCTGGTTGCCGTGGCTGTCATCGGCCTGTTTGCGCTGGGTTACTGGATGGTGGATTTGTCCTACTACGACGACTGGTACAAGCAGGGTCCCGACATTCATCGCAGCGTCGGCATCCTTTTATTCGCCCTGATGCTTATTCGAGTGGTCTGGCGCCTGTTTGATTCCGGTCCAGGGCCGTTGCCCGACCATACGCGCTGGGAAGTTGCCAGCGCCCACGCCGCCCACGCCCTGCTGTACATCCTGTTGTTTGTGGCCATGATCAGCGGCTACCTGATTTCCACCGCAGATGGCTCGGCCATCAGTGTGTTCGGATGGTTCGACGTACCGTCGCTTACCGGTCAGGTCAAGGGTCTTGAGGATACTGCGGGCGTGGTTCACTACTGGTCGACCTGGGCAATTGTGGTGCTGGCTGCCCTGCATGCCGTTGCCGCCCTGAAACACCACCTGATTGATCGCGACCGCACACTCCGGCGTATGCTTGGTCAGTAG
- a CDS encoding EAL domain-containing protein yields the protein MSRSLSEKLTAPELDLLSPMLSQEGDTWTASFQGLTLRTALQPIYSISHKRIVGYEALIRAFDNDNSAVLPLHLFQLPSTNAENLLLDRLCRYLHIRNYSDLEDQLNWLFLNVSPQAVTSGSQADSFFGQLLKQTGLPPHRIVMEIVEQPTDDAEKLKETVAYYRKLGCLTAIDDFGAGHSNFERIWNLSPDIVKLDRTLLTRATEDHKARQILNGIVSLLHQSGCLVLLEGVETRDQALIAIDAGVDFVQGFFFRRPSTDLEALTQSPTNFDELLDEYKTRNQVTLDPTRQLVDFFSGFFRDAIDRLVSGADMQQACLELLNHPAVSRCYLVNDRGIQIEDTLISDLGARSLDPRFKPLESTSSADWFRQQYLRQALAQPESLHITAPYLCVTGAYMCVTLSLGYYQDGELRVLCCDILANPAEPGISPD from the coding sequence ATGTCGCGAAGCCTCTCCGAAAAGCTGACAGCTCCGGAACTCGATCTGCTGTCCCCCATGCTTAGCCAGGAAGGTGACACGTGGACTGCCAGTTTTCAGGGCCTCACCCTGAGGACTGCCCTGCAACCGATTTACAGCATCTCCCACAAACGCATCGTGGGTTACGAAGCCCTGATCCGGGCCTTCGATAACGACAATTCTGCCGTCTTGCCGCTCCACCTTTTTCAGCTGCCATCGACCAATGCCGAGAACCTGCTTCTGGACCGACTGTGCCGCTATCTGCACATTCGCAATTACAGCGATCTCGAGGATCAGCTTAACTGGTTATTTCTGAACGTGTCTCCCCAGGCCGTCACCAGCGGCAGTCAGGCCGATTCGTTTTTTGGGCAGTTACTCAAGCAGACAGGTCTGCCTCCGCACCGAATCGTGATGGAAATCGTTGAGCAACCAACCGATGACGCCGAAAAGCTCAAAGAAACCGTCGCCTATTACAGAAAGCTCGGCTGCCTGACCGCCATTGATGATTTCGGTGCCGGACACTCGAACTTTGAGCGGATCTGGAACCTGTCGCCCGACATCGTAAAGCTGGATCGAACCCTGCTTACTCGCGCCACAGAGGACCACAAGGCCCGGCAGATCCTTAATGGCATTGTTTCGCTGTTGCACCAATCGGGCTGTCTGGTACTGCTGGAAGGGGTGGAAACCCGCGATCAGGCACTGATCGCCATTGATGCCGGGGTCGATTTCGTCCAGGGGTTCTTCTTCCGCCGCCCCAGTACGGATCTGGAGGCATTGACCCAGTCCCCCACAAACTTTGATGAACTGCTGGATGAGTACAAAACCCGCAATCAGGTGACCCTGGACCCAACCCGGCAACTGGTGGATTTTTTCAGCGGCTTTTTCAGGGATGCCATCGACAGGCTCGTCAGCGGAGCGGATATGCAACAGGCCTGCCTAGAGCTCTTGAACCACCCCGCGGTATCGCGCTGCTACCTGGTGAACGACCGGGGCATCCAGATCGAAGATACGCTGATTTCCGACCTTGGCGCCCGCAGCCTCGACCCTCGCTTTAAACCGCTGGAGAGCACCAGCAGCGCAGACTGGTTCCGGCAGCAGTACCTCCGCCAGGCCCTGGCACAGCCGGAGAGCCTACACATTACGGCGCCCTACCTTTGCGTCACCGGCGCTTATATGTGCGTGACCCTGTCACTGGGCTACTACCAGGACGGTGAACTGCGAGTGTTGTGTTGCGACATTCTGGCCAATCCGGCTGAACCGGGGATCAGCCCAGACTGA
- a CDS encoding neutral zinc metallopeptidase, with the protein MRWRSGRRSDNIEDRRGQSQRYSAAGAGGVMLLRLLPLLFRSKIGRVILIAGVAVVLGGKFLGIDLLPMLTGGATTAQAPREFSQAEQQLADFTSVVLADTEDTWQTIFNSFGGDYREPTLVLFSGQVQSACGFASAAVGPFYCPGDQKVYLDLSFFDDLARRFGAPGDFAQAYVIAHEVGHHVQTLLGISQEVRQAGQGRSQAEINALSVRQELQADCFSGVWGHIAHRDRQILEPGDLDEALLAASAIGDDRLQRRSGGQVVPDSFTHGTSAQRTRWFRKGFESGDIESCNTFAAESL; encoded by the coding sequence ATGCGCTGGCGAAGCGGGAGACGAAGCGACAACATCGAAGACCGACGCGGTCAGTCTCAACGTTACTCGGCAGCCGGCGCCGGCGGGGTCATGCTACTGAGGCTGCTACCGCTTCTCTTTCGCAGCAAGATCGGACGCGTCATCCTGATTGCAGGCGTCGCGGTGGTGCTGGGAGGCAAATTCCTGGGCATCGACCTTCTGCCGATGCTAACGGGAGGGGCCACCACCGCCCAGGCGCCCCGGGAATTTTCGCAGGCAGAACAGCAGCTCGCCGATTTCACCTCGGTTGTCCTGGCGGATACAGAAGATACCTGGCAGACCATTTTCAACAGTTTCGGCGGGGACTACCGGGAGCCAACACTGGTTCTGTTTTCCGGCCAGGTACAATCCGCCTGCGGCTTCGCCAGCGCCGCCGTCGGGCCTTTTTACTGCCCCGGCGACCAGAAGGTCTATCTTGACCTGTCGTTCTTCGACGATCTGGCCAGACGCTTCGGGGCCCCCGGGGATTTTGCGCAGGCCTATGTCATTGCCCACGAGGTGGGACATCACGTACAAACATTGCTGGGCATCAGCCAGGAAGTGCGTCAGGCGGGACAGGGGCGAAGCCAGGCAGAAATCAATGCACTTTCCGTCCGGCAGGAGTTGCAGGCCGACTGTTTTTCAGGGGTGTGGGGCCACATAGCCCATCGCGATCGCCAGATCCTTGAACCGGGAGATCTTGATGAGGCACTGCTGGCAGCGTCGGCAATCGGAGACGACCGACTGCAGCGCCGTTCTGGCGGTCAGGTGGTACCCGACAGTTTTACCCACGGAACTTCTGCACAACGGACCCGATGGTTCCGAAAGGGCTTCGAAAGCGGGGACATTGAGTCCTGCAATACGTTCGCAGCAGAGTCGCTCTGA